One segment of Takifugu rubripes chromosome 5, fTakRub1.2, whole genome shotgun sequence DNA contains the following:
- the LOC101072688 gene encoding protein tweety homolog 2-like isoform X4, with translation MAGGEHPLWSSSSAQRAPAAHGKCLVGELSPAGMAAARLDYVAPWWTYWLHNFPHFDFLFQPVDNAFRPEEQSYQQSLILLACVGAVGLGLSLLVLVVYLVCLCCCCRDIDEDTKKPEACCVTWVAVASGLILCSAVGVGFYGNSEANDGVYQLTYSLHNANQTLGGINNLVAGSAGNVETGLKQHLERLDEIFAARPDYLQTLRFVQLMVNNVVRELTALPDISKANVDVASIADQTALAEYYRWLTYLLLLILDLVICLAMCLWMAKQSRWLLITIMAFGALSLILSWASLGAGAATAVGASDFCVSPDKFIVNQTKDFLSADIAHYYLFCSPGLPNPFQQSLTVCQRSLTTMQIQVQGLLQFSTPFFPTARRDLLGIQRLLNSTEFNVHQLTALLDCRGLHKRQRVRRHRRGGSVQPRGEADILPLQKEPVHAVRREPSIRERAADRERIPASSVYAHYEEHLSVYD, from the exons ATGGCAGGAGGAGAACACCCTCT CTGGAGCTCCTCGAGCGCGCAGAGAGCTCCTGCAGCGCACGGCAAGTGTTTGGTGGGCGAACTTTCCCCAGCAGGAATGGCCGCCGCGAGGCTCGACTACGTCGCTCCGTGGTGGACCTACTGGCTGCACAATTTCCCACACTTTGACTTCCTCTTCCAGCCGGTGGACAACGCTTTCAGGCCGGAGGAGCAGAGCTACCAGCAG tctCTGATATTGCTGGCGTGCGTCGGTGCCGTCGGTCTGGGCCTGAGcctgctggtcctggtggtcTACCTggtctgtctgtgctgctgctgccgggaCATAGACGAGGACACCAAGAAGCCCGAGGCCTGCTGCGTGACCTGGGTGGCCGTGGCGAGCGGGCTCATCCTCTG TTCTGCTGTGGGAGTGggtttctatggcaacagcGAGGCCAACGATGGGGTGTATCAGCTGACATACTCGCTCCACAATGCCAATCAAACGCTGGGTGGCATCAATAACCTG GTCGCCGGGTCCGCCGGCAACGTGGAAACCGGCCTCAAACAGCACCTGGAGCGGTTGGATGAAATCTTCGCCGCAAGGCCCGACTACCTCCAAACGCTGCGCTTCGTCCAGCTGATGGTCAACAACGTCGTCCGCGAGCTAACGGCCCTACCGGACATCAGCAAGGCTAACGTCGACGTGGCGTCCATCGCTGACCAGACAGCCTTGGCGGAGTATTACAG GTGGCTGAcctatctgctgctgctgatcctggatCTGGTCATCTGTCTGGCCATGTGTCTGTGGATGGCCAAGCAGTCCCGGTGGCTCCTGATCAC aaTCATGGCGTTTGGAGCGCTGTCTCTGATCCTCAGCTGGGCCTCGCTGGGAGCCGGCGCCGCTACGGCTGTG GGCGCCAGCGACTTCTGCGTCTCTCCAGACAAATTTATTGTAAACCAGACCAAGGATTTCCTCAGCGCAG ATATCGCCCACTATTACCTGTTCTGCAGCCCCGGCCTTCCAAACCCCTTTCAGCAG TCGCTGACGGTCTGCCAGCGCTCCCTGACCACCATGCAAATCCAGGTCCAGGGCCTGCTGCAGTTCTCCACGCCGTTCTTCCCCACCGCGCGG AGAGACCTTCTGGGGATCCAGCGACTCTTGAACTCCACAGAGTTCAACGTGCACCAGCTAACAGCCCTGCTCGACTGCCGTGGGCTGCACAAG AGACAAAGAGTACGACGACATAGACGAGGAGGATCCGTTCAACCCCGAGGCGAGGCGGATATCCTACCACTCCAGAAG GAACCAGTCCATGCTGTTCGGAGGGAACCCTCAATACGAGAACGTGCCGCTGATAGGGAGAGGATCCCCGCCTCCTCTG TATACGCCCACTATGAGGAACACCTATCTGTCTATGACTGA
- the LOC101072688 gene encoding protein tweety homolog 2-like isoform X3 encodes MAGGEHPLWSSSSAQRAPAAHGKCLVGELSPAGMAAARLDYVAPWWTYWLHNFPHFDFLFQPVDNAFRPEEQSYQQSLILLACVGAVGLGLSLLVLVVYLVCLCCCCRDIDEDTKKPEACCVTWVAVASGLILCSAVGVGFYGNSEANDGVYQLTYSLHNANQTLGGINNLVAGSAGNVETGLKQHLERLDEIFAARPDYLQTLRFVQLMVNNVVRELTALPDISKANVDVASIADQTALAEYYRWLTYLLLLILDLVICLAMCLWMAKQSRWLLITIMAFGALSLILSWASLGAGAATAVGASDFCVSPDKFIVNQTKDFLSADIAHYYLFCSPGLPNPFQQSLTVCQRSLTTMQIQVQGLLQFSTPFFPTARRDLLGIQRLLNSTEFNVHQLTALLDCRGLHKDYLDALMGVCYDGVEGLLYLSLFSLLAACALSIMLCIIFRFWTLIGSRDKEYDDIDEEDPFNPEARRISYHSRRNQSMLFGGNPQYENVPLIGRGSPPPLYTPTMRNTYLSMTDAQVRHFGTDFHV; translated from the exons ATGGCAGGAGGAGAACACCCTCT CTGGAGCTCCTCGAGCGCGCAGAGAGCTCCTGCAGCGCACGGCAAGTGTTTGGTGGGCGAACTTTCCCCAGCAGGAATGGCCGCCGCGAGGCTCGACTACGTCGCTCCGTGGTGGACCTACTGGCTGCACAATTTCCCACACTTTGACTTCCTCTTCCAGCCGGTGGACAACGCTTTCAGGCCGGAGGAGCAGAGCTACCAGCAG tctCTGATATTGCTGGCGTGCGTCGGTGCCGTCGGTCTGGGCCTGAGcctgctggtcctggtggtcTACCTggtctgtctgtgctgctgctgccgggaCATAGACGAGGACACCAAGAAGCCCGAGGCCTGCTGCGTGACCTGGGTGGCCGTGGCGAGCGGGCTCATCCTCTG TTCTGCTGTGGGAGTGggtttctatggcaacagcGAGGCCAACGATGGGGTGTATCAGCTGACATACTCGCTCCACAATGCCAATCAAACGCTGGGTGGCATCAATAACCTG GTCGCCGGGTCCGCCGGCAACGTGGAAACCGGCCTCAAACAGCACCTGGAGCGGTTGGATGAAATCTTCGCCGCAAGGCCCGACTACCTCCAAACGCTGCGCTTCGTCCAGCTGATGGTCAACAACGTCGTCCGCGAGCTAACGGCCCTACCGGACATCAGCAAGGCTAACGTCGACGTGGCGTCCATCGCTGACCAGACAGCCTTGGCGGAGTATTACAG GTGGCTGAcctatctgctgctgctgatcctggatCTGGTCATCTGTCTGGCCATGTGTCTGTGGATGGCCAAGCAGTCCCGGTGGCTCCTGATCAC aaTCATGGCGTTTGGAGCGCTGTCTCTGATCCTCAGCTGGGCCTCGCTGGGAGCCGGCGCCGCTACGGCTGTG GGCGCCAGCGACTTCTGCGTCTCTCCAGACAAATTTATTGTAAACCAGACCAAGGATTTCCTCAGCGCAG ATATCGCCCACTATTACCTGTTCTGCAGCCCCGGCCTTCCAAACCCCTTTCAGCAG TCGCTGACGGTCTGCCAGCGCTCCCTGACCACCATGCAAATCCAGGTCCAGGGCCTGCTGCAGTTCTCCACGCCGTTCTTCCCCACCGCGCGG AGAGACCTTCTGGGGATCCAGCGACTCTTGAACTCCACAGAGTTCAACGTGCACCAGCTAACAGCCCTGCTCGACTGCCGTGGGCTGCACAAG GACTACCTGGACGCCCTAATGGGTGTGTGCTACGACGGGGTCGAAGGCCTCCTTTAcctctctttgttttctctacTCGCCGCCTGTGCGCTCTCCATCATGCTGTGTATAATTTTCCGATTCTGGACACTAATAGGCAGCAG AGACAAAGAGTACGACGACATAGACGAGGAGGATCCGTTCAACCCCGAGGCGAGGCGGATATCCTACCACTCCAGAAG GAACCAGTCCATGCTGTTCGGAGGGAACCCTCAATACGAGAACGTGCCGCTGATAGGGAGAGGATCCCCGCCTCCTCTG TATACGCCCACTATGAGGAACACCTATCTGTCTATGACTGACGCCCAGGTCAGACACTTTGGCACCGACTTCCACGTGTAG
- the LOC101072688 gene encoding protein tweety homolog 2-like isoform X2: protein MAAARLDYVAPWWTYWLHNFPHFDFLFQPVDNAFRPEEQSYQQSLILLACVGAVGLGLSLLVLVVYLVCLCCCCRDIDEDTKKPEACCVTWVAVASGLILCSAVGVGFYGNSEANDGVYQLTYSLHNANQTLGGINNLVAGSAGNVETGLKQHLERLDEIFAARPDYLQTLRFVQLMVNNVVRELTALPDISKANVDVASIADQTALAEYYRWLTYLLLLILDLVICLAMCLWMAKQSRWLLITIMAFGALSLILSWASLGAGAATAVGASDFCVSPDKFIVNQTKDFLSADIAHYYLFCSPGLPNPFQQSLTVCQRSLTTMQIQVQGLLQFSTPFFPTARRDLLGIQRLLNSTEFNVHQLTALLDCRGLHKDYLDALMGVCYDGVEGLLYLSLFSLLAACALSIMLCIIFRFWTLIGSRDKEYDDIDEEDPFNPEARRISYHSRRSNIQSFCSYTSSMSSQASLPTPPQTASNVLPPPEYMNQSMLFGGNPQYENVPLIGRGSPPPLYTPTMRNTYLSMTDAQVRHFGTDFHV from the exons ATGGCCGCCGCGAGGCTCGACTACGTCGCTCCGTGGTGGACCTACTGGCTGCACAATTTCCCACACTTTGACTTCCTCTTCCAGCCGGTGGACAACGCTTTCAGGCCGGAGGAGCAGAGCTACCAGCAG tctCTGATATTGCTGGCGTGCGTCGGTGCCGTCGGTCTGGGCCTGAGcctgctggtcctggtggtcTACCTggtctgtctgtgctgctgctgccgggaCATAGACGAGGACACCAAGAAGCCCGAGGCCTGCTGCGTGACCTGGGTGGCCGTGGCGAGCGGGCTCATCCTCTG TTCTGCTGTGGGAGTGggtttctatggcaacagcGAGGCCAACGATGGGGTGTATCAGCTGACATACTCGCTCCACAATGCCAATCAAACGCTGGGTGGCATCAATAACCTG GTCGCCGGGTCCGCCGGCAACGTGGAAACCGGCCTCAAACAGCACCTGGAGCGGTTGGATGAAATCTTCGCCGCAAGGCCCGACTACCTCCAAACGCTGCGCTTCGTCCAGCTGATGGTCAACAACGTCGTCCGCGAGCTAACGGCCCTACCGGACATCAGCAAGGCTAACGTCGACGTGGCGTCCATCGCTGACCAGACAGCCTTGGCGGAGTATTACAG GTGGCTGAcctatctgctgctgctgatcctggatCTGGTCATCTGTCTGGCCATGTGTCTGTGGATGGCCAAGCAGTCCCGGTGGCTCCTGATCAC aaTCATGGCGTTTGGAGCGCTGTCTCTGATCCTCAGCTGGGCCTCGCTGGGAGCCGGCGCCGCTACGGCTGTG GGCGCCAGCGACTTCTGCGTCTCTCCAGACAAATTTATTGTAAACCAGACCAAGGATTTCCTCAGCGCAG ATATCGCCCACTATTACCTGTTCTGCAGCCCCGGCCTTCCAAACCCCTTTCAGCAG TCGCTGACGGTCTGCCAGCGCTCCCTGACCACCATGCAAATCCAGGTCCAGGGCCTGCTGCAGTTCTCCACGCCGTTCTTCCCCACCGCGCGG AGAGACCTTCTGGGGATCCAGCGACTCTTGAACTCCACAGAGTTCAACGTGCACCAGCTAACAGCCCTGCTCGACTGCCGTGGGCTGCACAAG GACTACCTGGACGCCCTAATGGGTGTGTGCTACGACGGGGTCGAAGGCCTCCTTTAcctctctttgttttctctacTCGCCGCCTGTGCGCTCTCCATCATGCTGTGTATAATTTTCCGATTCTGGACACTAATAGGCAGCAG AGACAAAGAGTACGACGACATAGACGAGGAGGATCCGTTCAACCCCGAGGCGAGGCGGATATCCTACCACTCCAGAAGGTCTAACATCCAGAGTTTTTGTAGCTATACCAGCAGCATGAGTAGCCAGGCCAGCCTCCCCACACCTCCGCAAACTGCCTCTAATGTCTTACCGCCTCCTGAATACAT GAACCAGTCCATGCTGTTCGGAGGGAACCCTCAATACGAGAACGTGCCGCTGATAGGGAGAGGATCCCCGCCTCCTCTG TATACGCCCACTATGAGGAACACCTATCTGTCTATGACTGACGCCCAGGTCAGACACTTTGGCACCGACTTCCACGTGTAG
- the LOC101072688 gene encoding protein tweety homolog 2-like isoform X1, protein MAGGEHPLWSSSSAQRAPAAHGKCLVGELSPAGMAAARLDYVAPWWTYWLHNFPHFDFLFQPVDNAFRPEEQSYQQSLILLACVGAVGLGLSLLVLVVYLVCLCCCCRDIDEDTKKPEACCVTWVAVASGLILCSAVGVGFYGNSEANDGVYQLTYSLHNANQTLGGINNLVAGSAGNVETGLKQHLERLDEIFAARPDYLQTLRFVQLMVNNVVRELTALPDISKANVDVASIADQTALAEYYRWLTYLLLLILDLVICLAMCLWMAKQSRWLLITIMAFGALSLILSWASLGAGAATAVGASDFCVSPDKFIVNQTKDFLSADIAHYYLFCSPGLPNPFQQSLTVCQRSLTTMQIQVQGLLQFSTPFFPTARRDLLGIQRLLNSTEFNVHQLTALLDCRGLHKDYLDALMGVCYDGVEGLLYLSLFSLLAACALSIMLCIIFRFWTLIGSRDKEYDDIDEEDPFNPEARRISYHSRRSNIQSFCSYTSSMSSQASLPTPPQTASNVLPPPEYMNQSMLFGGNPQYENVPLIGRGSPPPLYTPTMRNTYLSMTDAQVRHFGTDFHV, encoded by the exons ATGGCAGGAGGAGAACACCCTCT CTGGAGCTCCTCGAGCGCGCAGAGAGCTCCTGCAGCGCACGGCAAGTGTTTGGTGGGCGAACTTTCCCCAGCAGGAATGGCCGCCGCGAGGCTCGACTACGTCGCTCCGTGGTGGACCTACTGGCTGCACAATTTCCCACACTTTGACTTCCTCTTCCAGCCGGTGGACAACGCTTTCAGGCCGGAGGAGCAGAGCTACCAGCAG tctCTGATATTGCTGGCGTGCGTCGGTGCCGTCGGTCTGGGCCTGAGcctgctggtcctggtggtcTACCTggtctgtctgtgctgctgctgccgggaCATAGACGAGGACACCAAGAAGCCCGAGGCCTGCTGCGTGACCTGGGTGGCCGTGGCGAGCGGGCTCATCCTCTG TTCTGCTGTGGGAGTGggtttctatggcaacagcGAGGCCAACGATGGGGTGTATCAGCTGACATACTCGCTCCACAATGCCAATCAAACGCTGGGTGGCATCAATAACCTG GTCGCCGGGTCCGCCGGCAACGTGGAAACCGGCCTCAAACAGCACCTGGAGCGGTTGGATGAAATCTTCGCCGCAAGGCCCGACTACCTCCAAACGCTGCGCTTCGTCCAGCTGATGGTCAACAACGTCGTCCGCGAGCTAACGGCCCTACCGGACATCAGCAAGGCTAACGTCGACGTGGCGTCCATCGCTGACCAGACAGCCTTGGCGGAGTATTACAG GTGGCTGAcctatctgctgctgctgatcctggatCTGGTCATCTGTCTGGCCATGTGTCTGTGGATGGCCAAGCAGTCCCGGTGGCTCCTGATCAC aaTCATGGCGTTTGGAGCGCTGTCTCTGATCCTCAGCTGGGCCTCGCTGGGAGCCGGCGCCGCTACGGCTGTG GGCGCCAGCGACTTCTGCGTCTCTCCAGACAAATTTATTGTAAACCAGACCAAGGATTTCCTCAGCGCAG ATATCGCCCACTATTACCTGTTCTGCAGCCCCGGCCTTCCAAACCCCTTTCAGCAG TCGCTGACGGTCTGCCAGCGCTCCCTGACCACCATGCAAATCCAGGTCCAGGGCCTGCTGCAGTTCTCCACGCCGTTCTTCCCCACCGCGCGG AGAGACCTTCTGGGGATCCAGCGACTCTTGAACTCCACAGAGTTCAACGTGCACCAGCTAACAGCCCTGCTCGACTGCCGTGGGCTGCACAAG GACTACCTGGACGCCCTAATGGGTGTGTGCTACGACGGGGTCGAAGGCCTCCTTTAcctctctttgttttctctacTCGCCGCCTGTGCGCTCTCCATCATGCTGTGTATAATTTTCCGATTCTGGACACTAATAGGCAGCAG AGACAAAGAGTACGACGACATAGACGAGGAGGATCCGTTCAACCCCGAGGCGAGGCGGATATCCTACCACTCCAGAAGGTCTAACATCCAGAGTTTTTGTAGCTATACCAGCAGCATGAGTAGCCAGGCCAGCCTCCCCACACCTCCGCAAACTGCCTCTAATGTCTTACCGCCTCCTGAATACAT GAACCAGTCCATGCTGTTCGGAGGGAACCCTCAATACGAGAACGTGCCGCTGATAGGGAGAGGATCCCCGCCTCCTCTG TATACGCCCACTATGAGGAACACCTATCTGTCTATGACTGACGCCCAGGTCAGACACTTTGGCACCGACTTCCACGTGTAG
- the LOC101067383 gene encoding charged multivesicular body protein 6-like: MGTVFGRKSQPSRVTEQDKAILQLKQQRDKLKQYQKRITLQLEKERLLAKQLLKDGRKEKALLLLKKKRYQDQLLDKTENQVSTLELMVHDIEFMQIEIRVIEGLKVGNECLKSMHEIMSMEDVERILDETQESVEYQRHIDEMLAGALTQEDEDAVLAELDAITQGDDVALPEVPTEPVPQRPPEAEPGRKEAKKKEDREMLAA, from the exons ATGGGCACAGTGTTTGGGAGAAAGAGTCAACCTTCACGTGTAACGGAACAAGACAAAGCCATCTTG caattaaagcagcagagagataAACTGAAACAGTACCAAAAGAGAATCACTCTGCAACTGGAGAAAGAGCGACTTCTGGCAAAGCAGTTGctaaaagatggcagaaaaga AAAAGCACTGTTACTCCTGAAGAAAAAGCGATATCAGGATCAGCTTCTGGACAAGACTGAAAACCAGGTTTCAACTCTAGAGCTGATG GTTCACGATATTGAGTTCATGCAAATTGAGATAAGAGTCATCGAAGGCCTCAAAGTTGGCAACGAGTGCCTGAAGAGCATGCATGAG ATCATGTCGATGGAGGATGTGGAGAGAATCCTGGATGAGACGCAGGAGTCGGTCGAATATCAGAGG CACATCGATGAAATGCTGGCTGGAGCCTTGAcgcaggaggacgaggacgccgTTTTAGCAGAGCTAGACGCGATCACTCAG GGAGATGATGTAGCACTTCCAGAGGTCCCCACCGAGCCGGTCCCACAGCGCCCCCCAGAGGCCGAGCCGG GGCggaaagaagcaaagaaaaaagaggacagagagatgtTAGCAGCTTAA